The sequence AGGGTTTATTTAAATTCAATTATATCACCAAGCCGATAAGCCTTTGTTTATTATAAATAAAACAACACTCTTTAACGTGTTTCAAGAAGAATGCAATATTGGAAAACTAAACAATTGATCGCGGAAATAATAGAGAGCTTATTATTCCCTATTAATAAATCTATCGGGGTCTTTCTATATCGAACTCAATATAAATAAATATTAAAATCACACTAGCTAACATTCTGACTAGATGAATAAAAGTGAATAGGCAATAAAAAAGCCCACTCTCAAGAGAGTGGGCTTTCAATCTAAATCAATAAATAGAAAAGCTAATCGCTATTAATACATATGATATTAATAGCGAAGTATATCTTACTTAGTAAATATTTCATTTGTATTTACATCTAAATAAATTTTATTTTCAAGAGACAGTCCACCACAATAGATAAAATAGACATCTCGGTCACTGTACTTCACCGATTTCACCCAACCACCTAGTTCCTCGAAGTCACTTGGGTCACATTCGCCATCAGAGATCAGCTCTGCAACCGTATTGCGGAACTTCTCTTTATGGATCTTCAGATCGTCGGATTTAACCAAATATGAATCCAATATCTCTATGCTTTCTTTCTCGGAAATAATCACTTCATCATTCGATAGGCCAGACATCGAAACCCATTCGGCTGTCTGTGGACCGCCTTCTTTTAGAACTATGTAATCTGAGATACGTGCCCATTCACCCTGCTTTTCGAGCACTTCGACTTTTTCGCCTTTGTAGAGGTAATCTGTTATCAAACCATCAAT comes from Vibrio bathopelagicus and encodes:
- a CDS encoding SH3 domain-containing protein, producing MDLMKKALIALLVLLILGGGGAAYYFFVMKKDPTPAEKTEESAEEVAQPEADLKPIMELKPEPEQTEFYVLDRKLEVVEQPEIDGLITDYLYKGEKVEVLEKQGEWARISDYIVLKEGGPQTAEWVSMSGLSNDEVIISEKESIEILDSYLVKSDDLKIHKEKFRNTVAELISDGECDPSDFEELGGWVKSVKYSDRDVYFIYCGGLSLENKIYLDVNTNEIFTK